GCCCCACCTCCTTGCACGCCTGGATCGCGATGTACTCAGCAAAGATCTTCTTGGCCTTGGCCGCCATCTTGGACTGTGACTTGACCTTCTTGAAGTCCTCGCATGCCAGCCAGAATTCCAGGTTCTCCTCGCTAAACTCAGTGCGGAGGAAGGCTTGGAACACCGCTAGTCCATCTGTAGGAGAAGCCCAGATCCTGGGGTGAGGGGCCAAACCAGCCCCTCCTGTCCTCAGGCCCCCCAGCTTACCCTCCTGGGGCCTCTCAGGTGCAGCTGCTGGGATCTTAGTAAACTGACCCACTCATGAGAGCCAGGAACCCTGGGATATGGTCCCACCACTGCCATTGCCGCTTTGTGGGCCTTGGCCAGGTCACTCcccatctgtgcctcagtttcctcatctgtcaaatggggatcaTCAGCCTTATTTCCTGGAGCCCTGTGAGGATAAGGGGTTCCCACCCACGAGATGGCAGGCGCATTTGGCCCAGTGTAAGCCCTCAGTACGTGGAAATGTTTATTGTTATTCTGGGAATATGGGTCTGAGCACACAGGTCCCAACGGCCTCTGGCAGGCAGTGCCAGCTCCCATGGacagggaggggctggcaggAGCCGGCTCCAAGGCCAGACCAAGGGCCTCGGCCTTTCCCAATGGTAGGGACACCTAACTGGGcccaggaaagagggaaaggtaACCTCTGCAGAGCCAGACACACTCTCTGGgcctgggagaggaggaaaggaggagcggggggagagacacagggagggaaCAGGCCAGCTAGCCCCCACTTACATTTGTGGACCAGCAGCTTCTCCAAGGACTCGCCCCACTTGAGTGCTTCCTCTGAGGTGGGCCTGAGGGGTGAGGCAAGGGGCACAGTGAGGGAAGCGGGGCGGCTAGGGCTGGGTGACCTCTGTCAGCTGCCTTGGCCCACAAAGTAGCTTAGCCCGGTTGGGGAGCCCAGGAGGGGGCCCACCCCCTTTCTTGGGGCCGGCATCACTTCtatccccacctctgcccctccctggtcATCCTTCCTAGGACAGCATCTCCCCATGAGGGCTGCTTATGCCGGGTACCAGGCTCCCACTACGAGAGCCTCCATCGCCCCAGAGCCGGATCAAGCCAACAGCCTTCTCTCCTAACCCCACTGCTAGCCCTGCTCCCACAGGGACCAGTAAGTGTCTGAGGGGGGCCCAGGGGGGCCAGAGAGGACCTACTTGAATGACTTCGTCACTTTGTCTGCCTTGCCCGCTGGCTGGGCCCCAGGGGATTCGTTCCGCCGCCTGAAGATGCCCAGCTTGTTCTTCATGTCCTTGGCTCTGGAGACAGAAGCAGAAAACGGGGTCGGTCAGCCTGGCACACTCGGCCGCCGCAAATTCAGGGTCGGGAGGGtgaaggctggggtgaggggcacCTACTCCTTCATGGTGTGCCGCCTCTGGAGGTTCCCGTTCCGCGTTAGGTACATGCCTCGGAGCATCGCTGTAGGGCCCCCCACCTTGTTGCCTGGGACGGTCTGCTGGAAGCACCCTAAGCTCCTGTTCCCAACCTGAGTCCCAGGCAGCAACGGTGCGGGCTGTAGCCGAGCGCTCGCTGGGATTCCAGCTGGAGGACTGGACTCCCAGGCACAGGCTGGGCTGGGACTCAGACAGGAGGAGCCAGGAAATGGGAGGGACCAGGGCCGGAGCAGAAAAAAAATATCCCTCCTGGCCAACCCTGAGAGGGAGCCTGTGAAAGGGGGCATGTGTCTGTAAGGGGCGGCCTCTGGGGCCCGCCCAGGCAGGAAGCCAGACCCATTATTTGTGACTGGCCTCCCCGTTGCCATGGCAGCTccctgggaaggaggagaaaacaaGTCAGCAAATTgctgggagggaaggcaggagggagggggaggctcTGCCCACCTGGGTGGCAGGACTGGCTATTTTTAGCCAAGAACCATTTTTAGCCCCGCCATTCCCCCAGGCAGATTTCAGCCCTGGGCAAGCTGCTGGCTAGAAAGGGGTTAAGTGTCTCATGCTCATGTTAGCCTCCCCCTGGTCCCTAGAGCCCTACTCTGGGCACCTCCTAGAGAATAGTTCCTGCCAGAAGACAGCTCAGCCTGTCATTGGCTTTGGACACATCCATCCATGAACGTGCAGAATGTCCCACAAAGTTTCAGTAGTTTTAAGCTTGAATAACGTCAAAAGTACAAATCCTGTAAACTCTCAAAGACGTCAtttgaaatgaattaattttttcctgCATATTTAGCCTTATGACTTTTGAgtaatacattttttgttttaatttttgatctCTGTTCTTCTGATTACAGATGAAAAATGCTGACTTaaccaaaaattaaatgcataaaattaaaaatgtgttatcAAAATCACAAAGCTAAATAAGTGTAAAAGGAATTTGAATAATTGAACTTTCAAAGGTGTTTTATAAGTTGGGAGCACACTTCTGAAGTTATTCAAGCTTCAAAGGGCACTAAGACCTATGGGACACCCTGTCTAATGAAGGAAAGTGGCCCAGGGTGGAGGTCAAAAGCTACAGTGCCGCAGCAAGACagtcttgggttcaaatcccagctccagcaGTTACCAACTGTGTGCCCTTTgtcaagttacctaacctctctgaatgtcaaattttctcatctgttaaacaCAGGTGCTAATAGTACCTACCCTCTGACGAGGTTGTTTTGAGGCAAGGAGAAAATGCACAGAAAgctttagcacagtgcctggggcaAAAGTGCTCAGGCCGAATTCATACTTGTCCTGAGGGTCTGGGACAGCTGATTAGAGATTGGGATCCTACTCTAGCAGATTCCAAGCCAATGAGATAAGGCCAAGGAGTCCAGGGACTGGCAGCCCTCTGGTGAGGATCAAGGCCCTCGGAGAGCCGTGGCGTGGCTAGGAGTGAGAGAGTCCGGCTTCCTGGGGCACAGTGCTCTGTCTCAGAGGCCCTGCTCCTGGCCCGCTCCCAGGGAGCAGGAGAAGCTTGCCTGAGGTCCAGCCTGCAGGCTGCCACCATCCACCTGGGCTCCTTGCTGGCTCAGAGACCACTGTGTTTCTCTGTGGCTGGAGGAGGCTGAAGCCCCCGCCCAGACAAGCCTTTCCTCCCACATGCACAGCTGGGCAGACTCACAGCTGCAGGGCACAGCTGGAGAGGTCCTCGGAAGTCCCTGGTTGCCACACGGGCAACTCAAGAAAGGATGGCAGAGCTCAGAGGTGCCTCATGTGTCCCCATGTGGGCCCAGAGAGCAGAACAGAGACCCACAAGAGGAAGCTAGAGGAACACTTTCCTCCAATCAGAGCCATGAAAAGATGGAATGAGTGCCCTCTGGGGAATGGACTCCTGTCACTAGAGGCTCAAAGGCTACTTAGCTGGGGTGCTGTGGACCTCCTTCGGGGTGTTCTGCACCAAGCTTAAAAATAACCGGctccatgggaattccctggtggtccagtggttaggactccatgcttccactgcagggggcctgggttaaatccctggtcggggaactaagatcccataagcagCACGGcgagacaaaataaataaataaataaataaataattataacaggctctgaataaataaatttaaaaatatatgtatatttatatataattttagagCCAACATGCCAGGTTTCAGATCTCAACTCCACCACTTccttgctttgtgaccttggacaagtaacttaacctctttctgcctcagtttactcacctgCAAAAtagagtaaataagaaaaaagaaatgtaaaataaaaattatggtaaaggttaaattagataatatatgTAATGCACACAGAATAGTGCCTAGCGCAATGAacataagttatttttattatcatcccAGATTCTAAGAGTCCTTGACTAAGCTTTTAAGAATGTGAACTTCAGGCAGTCAAAAGGCAGCGCCCACTTTGAAAGAAGGCTAGAGTTGGCGGAACAGGGCAGCTCCAGCACCCTGGATGTCCGCCCTCTGCTGCCCTCCACTGCTCCACCCCTGGGAGCACCACCCACGGCAGCTCTGATGCTGCCTGGACCGGATGGTTGGTGcaaagaattatttttgtttgtgcaTTTTACCTTCCCTAGAAAGTGTGACTGCTCCTGGCTGCAGAGTGAGAGAAGCCTACAGTTGCTGCAGGAAACTGGAGAGGGCAGGGGAAGCTGGGGAAAGAGTTTCTAGGGAGTGGACCCCAGCCAAGGTCGAGGTTAGGGAAGAAGGTTGCAGGAGGCACCTGAGAAGGACTCCTGTTCtccacacacgtacacacacacacacacacacacacacacacacacacacacacacacacacacaccggccCAACTGGTGCATAATGGTGGGCACTACAGGACCTGGAGGGAGGGGGTTCCTTCTGTGGGCCACCAGGTGCCTCACTGcctcctcccatccctgcccacccccccgcAGTCACCAGGGCCCGAGGTACAAAGAGACCTGAGAAGAAACCACTCACGCTCTGTTAATGAATGAGCACCTCTAACAAACCTCCGAATCGAATCTAAAGTATAAACGGTCGCGGGACCGGGGTAGGGGGGAGAAGGGAGTGGCCAGGAAGGTACCGGATCTGCTCTCTGAGCCAGCAGCACCCCCTTCTGGCAATGCCCAAGACTGCTAGCATGCAAGAGCTCgagaggagaaaggggaatcCCAAGACCAGTCTGGTCAGCCCTTTCTCAGAGGGAGCAAAGAACTTGTCGTGGTCACTTGGCCACTGCTTGGCTTAGCAGCTGGACAGGGCCAGGGCAACTTGGTTGGTTGCTTCTGCTTGGTTCCCTGTGGCTTCCAGATACTAAATCAGCACTTTGCCTCACTCTGAGTGGATGCTGAGGGCAGTGCTGGGTGGTTAGGACCCTGGTGACCTTACCCTGGGGCCGCTGCTAAGTCCCAAGATCCCGTTGTTCACGGATGTCTGTCTCGGGCAGGACTGGGTTCAgccccttctctccacctctaCCCCTAGGCCACTGGGCATGGGGAATAAGCCAGAGGGCAGAGGACGAAGGGGGGTGCAGGGAGCGCCCCCCACCCGCCCACCCCGATCACTAGGGTGAGGACCAGGGATCTTTCCAACGTACAGGTTTTTGCTCTTTCTCTTCCGGGAGGCATCATCATCGTCCCCAGCTGTGTCAGCCCCGCTCATCTGCAGAGAAAACACAGACACGTTGCAGTCTGGGTACCCAGGGGCTGCTGCCTGAGCAAAGAGAGGCTCAGGGATCCAGCAGCTCCTACAAACCACTCCCACCGCCATGCTCCCACCCCTtgaagaaggggaggggagacccCACTACAGGGAGCAGTCTGTCCATGGAGTGTGGCAGGCTTAGCAGAGCCTCCACCCAAAGGAGTCTCCTCCTGATACACAACTTGTGCGGGAGAAACCAGAAACACAGCATTCATGGCAGTAGGGCAGGCCAGAGAGGAAGCTTCAGTGAAGATGCTACTGTGTGACTTCGCCAATTGctgtccctctctgagcctctagtgctttaaatttcaaaatggagATCATAATGACTAAACTCAGGATTCTGAGCTTTCGAATAGACCTGGGATTGGTCAGCAGTGTGTTAAGTAAATCATCACACAGGAGAGCACCTCTCTGGCCTTAAAGCTTTCCATGGTTCCCGAGTCCCCTCGAGATAATGTCCAAACTCCCTGACACGACATGCAGGGTCTACCATCTTAGGATCTGGTCAGAAAGCTCCATAACAACCTCAGTTACAAC
The Phocoena sinus isolate mPhoSin1 chromosome 6, mPhoSin1.pri, whole genome shotgun sequence DNA segment above includes these coding regions:
- the RGS3 gene encoding regulator of G-protein signaling 3 isoform X6; the protein is MATGRPVTNNGSGFLPGRAPEAAPYRHMPPFTGSLSGLARRDIFFLLRPWSLPFPGSSCLSPSPACAWESSPPAGIPASARLQPAPLLPGTQVGNRSLGCFQQTVPGNKVGGPTAMLRGMYLTRNGNLQRRHTMKEAKDMKNKLGIFRRRNESPGAQPAGKADKVTKSFKPTSEEALKWGESLEKLLVHKYGLAVFQAFLRTEFSEENLEFWLACEDFKKVKSQSKMAAKAKKIFAEYIAIQACKEVNLDSYTREHTKDNLQSVTRGCFDLAQKRIFGLMEKDSYPRFLRSDLYLDLINQKKMSPPL